In Hevea brasiliensis isolate MT/VB/25A 57/8 chromosome 13, ASM3005281v1, whole genome shotgun sequence, a single genomic region encodes these proteins:
- the LOC110660049 gene encoding leucine-rich repeat receptor protein kinase HPCA1 isoform X3, whose product MWENTPPSWEGQDPCGDQWDGIKCINSRVNSIQLSSMGLKGQLSGYISDLQELQTIDLSYNKDLGGPLPTSIGSLKKLENLIMVGCGFFGPIPDSIGSLQQLVFLSLNSNKFSGQIPPSIGNLSQLFWLDLTDNKLEGPIPISTGTTPGLDMLIKTKHFHLGKNQLSGRIPPELFSSDMRLKHVLFDSNKLTGSIPSTLGLVQTLEVVRLDRNSLTGPVPSNLNKLTNVSDLFLSNNKLSGPLPNLTGMNILSYLDMSNNSFDASNFPPWISTLQSLTTLVMENTQLQGQIPTRFFSLPYLQTVDLSNNTLNGTLDIGTSYRDRLQLIDLRNNLIAEYSPIPGQKQVEVILVNNLVCKETGVSADYCTIPRPNSSNVSLPNNCEPIPCRSNQISSPKCKCAYPYTGLLVFIAPSFSVLDNKTNYILLVQQLMDSFSSKQLPVDSVSISNQRKDPFSYLELKLEVFPSNQDHFNRSVISQIAFVLSNANFNPTKPFGPYFFHGDSYQYFAGEATGSNNSLNTSIIIGAVAGGFALVLLLLLAGVYAYHQKKRAERATERNNPFAHWDSTQSSGAGVPQLKGARCFSFEELKKYTSNFSEANNIGSGGYGKVYRGILPSGELIAIKRAQQISLQGGLEFKTEIELLSRVHHKNLVSLLGFCFDQGEQMLIYEFVPNGSLRDSLSAGKSGTRLDWIRRLKIALGSARGLAYLHELANPPIIHRDIKTTNILLDECLNAKVADFGLSKLMGDTEKGHVTTQVKGTMGYLDPEYYMTQLLTEKSDVYSFGVVMLELLTARKPIERGKYIVREVKMAMDRKKDLYNLHEFLDPGIGLETTLKGLNKFVDLALECVKESGADRPKMGEVVKEIEDILQLAGLNPNNESASTSASYEEAAKGSPRHPYSKDSFDYSGAFPPSKIQPQ is encoded by the exons ATGTGGGAAAACACACCACCTAGCTGGGAAGGTCAAGACCCTTGTGGAGACCAATGGGACGGCATAAAGTGCATCAATTCACGTGTGAATTCCAT ACAATTGTCAAGTATGGGATTGAAAGGACAGCTGTCTGGATATATCTCAGACTTACAAGAACTTCAAACTAT AGATCTATCATACAACAAGGATTTGGGAGGACCTCTGCCAACATCAATTGGGAGTCTGAAGAAGCTAGAAAACTT AATTATGGTTGGTTGTGGTTTCTTTGGTCCTATCCCCGATTCAATAGGATCACTGCAGCAGCTGGTTTTTTT ATCTCTAAATTCTAATAAATTCAGTGGTCAAATTCCACCTTCAATTGGCAATCTATCTCAACTTTTTTGGCTGGATCTAACTGACAATAAGCTTGAAGGGCCCATCCCCATCTCCACAGGGACTACACCTGGTCTTGATATGCTAATTAAAACAAAACACTT TCATCTTGGAAAGAATCAGCTTTCAGGCAGAATCCCACCTGAACTTTTCAGTTCGGACATGCGTCTCAAACATGT GCTTTTTGACAGCAACAAGCTCACTGGCAGTATTCCTTCTACCCTTGGCCTTGTGCAGACTTTGGAGGTTGT GCGCCTTGACAGGAATTCATTGACTGGACCTGTCCCTTCAAACCTCAACAAACTTACCAATGTCAGTGATTT GTTTTTGTCCAACAATAAATTGAGTGGACCTCTTCCCAACCTTACTGGAATGAATATTCTCAGTTACTT GGACATGAGCAATAATAGTTTTGATGCATCTAATTTTCCACCTTGGATTTCTACCTTGCAGTCTTTGACAACATT AGTGATGGAAAATACACAACTTCAAGGACAAATTCCAACTCGCTTCTTCAGCCTTCCTTATTTACAGACAGT GGATCTAAGTAACAATACACTCAATGGCACTTTAGATATTGGAACAAGCTACAGAGACCGACTGCAACTCATTGATTTAAGAAACAATTTAATTGCTGAGTATTCTCCAATACCAGGACAAAAGCAAGTTGAAGTAAT ACTCGTGAACAACCTAGTTTGCAAGGAAACAGGAGTATCGGCAGATTACTGTACCATTCCCAGACCTAATTCTTCTAATGTGTCACTACCAAATAATTGTGAGCCTATTCCCTGCCGTTCAAATCAGATATCCAGCCCCAAATGTAAATGTGCATATCCATACACAGGACTTCTAGTTTTCATAGCTCCTTCATTCTCAGTCTTGGACAACAAAACAAATTATATTTTACTCGTGCAGCAACTAATGGATTCTTTTAGTTCCAAGCAACTTCCTGTGGATTCAGTTTCTATAAGTAATCAGAGAAAGGATCCATTTTCGTACTTAGAATTAAAACTTGAAGTCTTTCCATCTAACCAAGATCATTTCAATCGAAGTGTTATTTCTCAGATTGCGTTTGTACTAAGCAACGCCAATTTCAATCCTACAAAACCATTTGGACCTTACTTTTTTCATGGAGATTCTTATCAGTATTTTGCTG GAGAGGCTACAGGATCAAACAACTCATTAAACACTAGCATTATCATTGGAGCCGTTGCTGGTGGTTTTGCCCTTGTACTATTGTTGCTTCTTGCAGGGGTTTATGCTTACCATCAAAAGAAGAGAGCAGAAAGAGCAACTGAACGGAACAATCCTTTCG CACACTGGGATTCAACTCAGAGCAGTGGTGCTGGTGTTCCTCAATTAAAAGGGGCCAGATGCTTTTCTTTTGAAGAGCTTAAAAAATACACCAGTAATTTTTCAGAAGCAAATAATATTGGATCTGGTGGTTATGGAAAG GTATATAGAGGAATCCTTCCCAGTGGAGAATTGATTGCCATAAAACGAGCTCAACAAATATCATTGCAGGGTGGGCTAGAATTCAAAACTGAGATTGAACTTCTATCAAGAGTGCATCATAAAAATCTTGTAAGCCTTTTGGGATTTTGCTTTGACCAAGGTGAGCAAATGCTCATTTATGAATTTGTGCCAAATGGGAGTCTCAGGGACAGTCTTTCAG CAGGGAAGTCGGGAACCAGGTTGGACTGGATTAGGAGACTTAAAATAGCCCTTGGTTCAGCCAGAGGTCTGGCATATCTACATGAACTTGCAAACCCTCCCATTATCCATAGGGACATAAAGACCACCAACATACTTTTGGATGAATGCTTAAATGCGAAAGTTGCTGATTTTGGCCTCTCCAAGCTTATGGGTGACACTGAAAAGGGTCATGTTACCACTCAAGTTAAAGGGACAATG GGTTATTTGGATCCTGAATATTACATGACTCAGCTGTTAACTGAGAAGAGTGACGTTTATAGCTTCGGAGTTGTGATGCTAGAGCTACTAACTGCAAGAAAGCCAATAGAACGTGGAAAATACATAGTGAGAGAGGTAAAGATGGCAATGGATAGAAAAAAAGATCTATATAATCTCCATGAATTTCTTGACCCAGGCATTGGTCTAGAAACAACactgaaaggtctgaataagTTTGTGGATCTGGCATTGGAATGTGTGAAAGAGTCAGGAGCAGACAGGCCTAAAATGGGTGAAGTGGTGAAAGAGATAGAGGACATCTTGCAGCTTGCTGGTTTAAACCCCAATAATGAATCGGCATCTACTTCAGCAAGTTACGAGGAAGCAGCCAAGGGAAGTCCTCGTCATCCTTACAGCAAAGATTCCTTTGATTATAGTGGGGCATTTCCACCTTCAAAGATACAGCCTCAATAA